Within Montipora foliosa isolate CH-2021 chromosome 3, ASM3666993v2, whole genome shotgun sequence, the genomic segment CAATGTTGTCAAAGGCAACTTGATCCACATCAAGTCTGTGAAAAACAACAGTCAGTGCATCATTTGTTCAGGTTTGTTagatttttattgtattcttcCCATCCCTTTGACCCAGGAGTTAGTGCCAATTTTGGATAACAAGCCAGGGTGATAAGCCTTACCAAACTTCACTTGCATCTTACTCAAGTGAGAATCGTAGTGTGTGgctgtttttcattcagttcaataaaGAATGCTAGCAAATAAAGTCGGATATTGATTTCCCATGATTCATCATTGTTATTTTACCTCAATCATACTTAGCATTATAACATAAATAGTTTACAGACAAATGAAGCATTTTATGTATTGAAGTTTCTCTTTTACAGAAAGAAAGCTACTTTTTCCAGGTTAAATAAAAGAATTTGTACATCAAACTGCAGTCTAATAAGTGCAATTCAGGGTGAGAAGGtggacaataaaattaataatcttgGCTAAGTTCCTGTAAAGTCCTAAATGATATTTAAACATAaacatcctcaaggatcttgcaaatgatcTTGGCAAGGgtttttgaagatcctcaaggatcttgcaccagatctttgaagatccttaaggatcttgGATATGGTTTTTGAAGATCCCCAAGGATCTTTGGTTGGTTCCTTCaacatcctcaaggatctttgatgatcttcaaagatcttggtcaggatctttaaaaatccttgaagatcttGCACAGGATCTTGGACaggatcttcgaagatcctcaaggatcttggacaggatcttcgaggatcctcaaggatccttgaagatcttggcaaggatctttgaggatcttggcaagaaaggctaagatctttaaggatctttaaggatcctagGTAGGATCCTTGAGGATTTGAGAAAAGATCCTTAGAAAGATCCTCAAAAAGATCTTTGAGGagtctttaaggatcttcaaagatccttcaaagattttcaccagggaaAGCCACAAGAAAAACTATTGAATTAATGGCCCACTAAAGGGgaacagggatggcgcagtggagacagcacttgcctcccaccaacgtgACCTGGGTTCGCCTCCTGATTCGAGGCTTACATAGAGTTTGTTcaattttggttcttttttctGCTCCGAGAGGCTTTCCTCCAAGTTccctggttttcccctctccacaaagtCCAAAACATCTCTCAATTCTAATTCAATCTAGAAGCAGGACATCCccaggggtttcattagaagccagTCACCGGCGTTATACTGccgtctgtttgtcagaaatatTTGTCTCTCACTGCCAGCTACTCTgcattgattttcactcaaatccTTGTAACAGATAAATGTAAGAGTGACCGCCGCTTACATTGAATAGCCCAGTCATCTActgcaaaagttattgaaacctctGCATCCCTACAACTCCCTCTGGTTGAGTGGAGATTCCTGGTTAAATACCTCTAACAAGGTCAATAAATTTGATATACTACTGTATATTAAAATAATTCAAGTTGAacttcaagttttctttttttgatacTTTAGATGAACTTACTTTGCCCGATTTCCGAGAACTCTGCCCTGAGCCTCTCATTTTACAATGTTGAAGAGCATCATTAGCAATATCTGATACAAATTTCTGAGCAGCAAGGGAAATCATTCTCACCCTTGAGAAAAAAGTAGAAATTAAAGCAACCACAACATTAGCACAACAATGCATCCAACATCATCATTGCTCCACTTCTCTGTTGACTGCAAAAGCTGAACACCATCTAATGTCAAAACATTGTCTCATACAAAGTGTAACGTTAACAGGAATTTAAAGATGTGAGaaacaaaaaaggcaaaaaatggTCTCATTGGCTCGATCATTGCTTTACAGGACAATTACAGACACCTTGCAATCCCACAGCCCTCTAAAACTCAAAGGCCTTTTCCTGGGTGAGGAATTCGACAGTTACAAAAAGATGGTGACCACCGCGAGTATCTGAAATACAGCGAAACCTTCCTTGTTGTCTCAGAAATTCATTGGTCAGAGTTCTTTTAACCTCAAATGTTTTCCTTGCAGAGATAAATCCCCTTGCCTAATTAGCAGCCATTTTCATATTTGCATTTCAAAACTTCCCTTTTACTGAGCTGTGAAACTTGACAAAACCATACAATGTACTTTGTCCAATGGCAGATAAGGTGAGAGACAAGGGTTTACCCCTcagatgacgtcaaacactGCATTGCAATACAAAGCAGTTCATGATGTCATCTCAGAAACAGACGCGTCTCTTCCTAACTTGGCAATGGGTCAAAGGACTGTCAATTTTGTCAACTTAACGCAACTCGAATGGCCccttaaaaacaaaatcatgGCGAGTTatgttaaaaaatattttgtagaCCACTTTCGCAAATGGCCACTACCTTCACATTCTtgtgtatttatgttaattaggcctactgccctcattttgaaacaagtattttatttacaaggaaggattacgtttttgcaaacgtcgGCTGTGTAGCACCTATATTAATTTGAACAAACTtcactgattagagtgtaatgtgaagtttctaccccatatgaaccatgtgagtgttaccCCTACTGAaggaaatgggtccacacaaggacagagaaaaaaatctgagcagggtgggaattgaacccacaaccttcgggttagatcactgctgctctaccgactgagctagaagatcagatgggagcaggccatgggaactgaagatgttaaagtcacggcaatgaacatgtacaagcgaggctagaaaggctcaTGAggattaaaacagaagaatgccggtattttatttggccaccattatgaGAGAGGTGCCTCTGTGGTGCTGATTTGACTATTCTTAATTTAAttagtgcccctaaccccaaaatgtttttttcgctaaaatgaatctttgcaccagttcgaaacgcattgtggcaattttttcctttttctaacaaattctgccattttataggctttgaaAGATTCGAAAATCTAAGCATcatttgttcacgaccgagtcagaaggggaatgggtctattcctgatgtgacatcacaatctactttgcatgcatgtttacaaagagttaatgcaatataaatcagtttgtgacgtcacatcaggaatacacccactccccttctgactcagtcgtgaacaaaagatgcttggattttcgcaacttttgaagcctataaaatggcagaattgttagaaaaaggaaaaaattgccgcaatgcgtttcgaacaggtgcaaaggttcattttagtgaaaaaaacattttggggttaggggcactttaaggagcCCATCAAGTCCTATCACGGTGTAATTGTTAAGTACTACTCTCTACACTTACACTCTGGGATCCGAAGAGTCAAACCCTGAACGATTTAAGTAATAAGCTGTCACTGCATCTGGAATCTGTAGAATTGAGGAAATGGTTTAGGAGAGAGCTGAGGACTTCCACGTggtcaaggaaaaaaaaaacgtaaaatcttaattcAAATAACTTTAAAGCAATAAGAGCAACAACcagagcaaaggaaaaaagccatatTGCGAGCAAATTTAAGTGGCAAAGATGTCAAGACGAGCTTAATCACCGTTGGTGTGTAGTCTTCAAGCTGGGTTAAAAACTCTGCTAATGAGGCTCCAGCGTTTCTGACTTTAGTATCCATGTGCGATGAAGCTGTTGTACTAGAAGTAGTAGACTGAGTTGATTGTGCCTGGCTGTTGGAAACGCTACTAGTTGCAGTATTCGGTTTGCTTTGAACAGCTGAATTTGTCGCCTGAGCGTCCGCCATGTTTGTTGGTATTGTTCGTTACCTGCGCTGTTGCTATTACCGCTGGTCACCGAAACAACGGGGCGGAATTTTCAAATTAATAGACAGCAGAAGACAACagatttttctgcttttaacatctttttttaaaaagattggCACATCGCCTTGCTTGGACTCAGGATGAGAGAAATCTCTTCTATCATGGAAAGTGTACGTTGACATTTAAAAGAATACTATTTTCTTGAACTATGCGATCGAACAACCAAAGCATTTGTTTACTGAGTAACAAGTGAATTCTGTCGATGGTTGTTACTCCAATACGGGGTAATTACCTTTGTAGCAGCTGCATACAGAACTACGTCGTAAAttaattatttacatttttttcttctttcaatagACCACATTGTACCGTTCAGTAGGTATAGATAGATGTTTTAACGACGCATCAACGAGAATATACCAGAACACTTACCTTCGAGATCGCACGTCAGTTCAGCTGTTGAAGCACAAATTTAGATTCTTGCGGGCATAAGGCACTCGTTCAGCTTCAGATGTAGGTTCAGATGGCAGAAGCCGAGCGAGCACTTATCGCAGCAAAAGAAGGCGATCTTCAAACCTTGCGATCACTGCGTCGTTCAGTTCCCTTCGCTGTCGATGTTTATGGAGCGACAACCCTTCATTACGCTTCGAGAACGGGACAACTGGCTTGCACTAAATGGCTCGTAGAAGCAATTGGGATTTCTCCGAATGCTCGCGGAAAAAGTGGGGCTACACCACTGCACGATGCTGCAACTCAAGGACAGCTGCACTGTGTGAAATATTTCCTTGATAGTCGTGTAGTTGACGTGAAAACGAGAGATTTATCTGGCCATACAGCGCTGCACTTCGCTGCAAGGTTCGGCAGATTTGAGACAGTGAAGTGGTTGATTGAGCACGAAAATTGTAACGCGAGAGCCAAGTCGAGGAATCACATGACTCCAGTCCATTTTGCTGCTTCTGGAGGCCATCTGAACTGCTTAGAGCTTTTGGTTTCTAAAGCTGGACATGGGTAagttattatataaaataatattaatcaaCCAGAGAACTCAGGATCGGGGTGAAACCCTGAAGGATAAGGGAAGGGAAGGGAGGGGTACGGGAGATAGTGGATGGGGAAGGAGTGGggcttggggggggggggggggaaatgttaaaaagtagaaaagggtttttttgtgtTGGTACATGTTTCATGATTGGCCttgcaaaaattgctcgtgGCTGAAAAGCTGAATTCCGAGTTTGAAGGGACTTATGGAGGGAAAACTGATGCGTTAATAAATAAGCACACAATGCCAATAAAAAATAATGGTATTGTCGGTAGCGCTTTTAACAACAgataaaaaataattacaaacaaaataaaactacaaacatttactaaacaaactttttaaAAAGGTCACTGACAGTCTTcagaacatttaaaaaaatatatatattaacaGTTGAACTTCTACGTATTGAAAGCAGCAAAGAGTTCCACAATCTAGGGAATCACAATTTTATTTCAGGATAGACTGTCAGCAGTCCCTTCTAAGTCTGTTAATAAATTAATTGCTGCTCACTTTAGTCACATAAGTGAGCTGAAGGGAGAATGGAGAGAGACCATGATCCACTTCTTGTTCTCCCTTTGGCTATAAACTTGTGTGACTAAAGAGGGCGGCAGACTGACTGAGAAGGGATTGCTAGCAATTTAATTAAACTGAATGTGTGAGTGTTTCTTTGTAGTTCAGTCAATGACCCTGCAACTGATGGAACAACACCGCTGTACCTTGCATCACAGGATGGCAATTTAGACTGCCTCAAATATCTGCACAGTGTCGGTGGCAAATGCAACGCCAGAGCCAGAGATGGAATGCTGCCAATTCATGGTGCTGCTCAAAATGGCCAACTAGACTGTGTGGGTTATCTGGTGAGATTATAAAGAAATGAGTTATAATTATTagttaaattataattattataattagatACAAGCTGCAATGGGCAAAAGGACGGGCTGATAACAGgagaaaggacaactgaaaaatcagagtctaTGGCAGGTTTAGAACCTATGACCTCCGTAACACAGGTCCGaagctctacccattgagctactagaagTCCTGGGAAACTGGGTCCTTTATCTACTGGAGGTCCTTAATGGATTATTAACCCTTAAGTCAGGGTTATTTAaggcaggatttgaacctgcaACCTTCATAACACCTCCTTGCAATACTCCTCCTTGAACAGACAATTTATTCTGTTTTGTGCACTGACACTTGTTTTCTCAGATTGATAGCGGCCAGGCTGAATGGGATGAAAGAGACACATCAGGTGCCACACCTGCACATTATGCTGCAGCACAGGGTATGTGCATTTAACAATTTAATAGATTCCATGGTGCtgtgcatctgttcagtaatagatcacagaagacatcAACATGTGGTGAGAACATAGTGGCCCTACAACCCAAAACCTCTCGGATCAGAGTTAGAGAATCAACAGACTcgacccacatgtgacgccggGTCTGGGtatcgaacccgagccacattggtgggagtcCAGTGCTCTCAGCACTTCACCATCCCTTGATCTCCCCCGATACCGTTTCAACATTCTGTAATGATTTTCTTTGTGGTGCTATGCAAACGCTGATGGCTCCTTGGTCAACCCCGTCCTTAAAAATGGACACTTGGTGCCACAGTTTAAGTTATTTACTGGTAATTTGATTCAGACTTTAATTAGTGAAAAGATTGGCACCAAATGTGGTCTCCTCAGATTTCCTGCCCTATTGTTTTTTTGTGGGATATTAAGTAactattaattttcttttaatataGGGCATGTTAATGTTTTAAAGTGGCTTAACTTGAGAGGTGATATTTCAACAACTGATGAGCTTGGGGGATCACCTCTTCATGATGCAGCAGAACAGGGACAGTTTGAGGTTTGCATTGGCTGTTTTtcctgaatgtttttgggaagTAGTTGAACTATTACAGTTTAGTTGAAAATGTCTAGTGTTCCATTGACACTCAAGTATTAtaaacccattcacccctaggTGTGAGACTGTCTGATGCCAGGCGACTTTATTCATCAAGAGGCACTGGGTTGACAACCtccactgtacatgtacatccacTCGAAAGCCATGCCCCAGGATCGTTACAATCGTTaggctattagtctctccccacggggcttttcaggactaatttacaatactTCGTGGGAGACTTTAGCCACACTGCTTaattacgcagtttacaattcaTTTTATGGAATTGAAAGAtacccccgtccagataagggtAGCCCACAACACCAGGGACtatgtcccctactcttatcgaacagtgagtgggttcttttaacgtcccatactatatAATTTCCAACatgggttatgagacgggacctccggtttacagtccttatccgagaagacttgaatgtcttaccatttgcagatgtaattacaaaggcagcacattctcctcagttattttaagaccctgagtgttggtccggccggagtcgaactcacgacttcCCGTATGAcagcctgatgctcaaccaactactGTAGGCCACCGGTGTGCGGTGCGCACTTGCCCCCTGACCATTATTAACCCATCAACTCTTAGGAGTAAGACTTCTTAACAgggtttactctgtctaatgccagacgatttgcTCATcaatgaggggggggggggggggggggcaggggggATGATTCAGGAGACAGTTACATGTGTTGGTTAATATTGTTACAGTAACATCTATTTTGTAAGAGCTGCACTTTATACCATTTTGGCTTGTACATGTACCTATTTGTGGTCACTCTGTTTATAAAGGAATACACCAAAACAAGTTAATTTATTTGTTGCCCCTGGGCaattagtaataattattaaagtcaAAGTAATGTTACATTCTTCTCAGTGTGTCAGGTACTTGGTTGAAAATGCCGGTTTGGATGTTGACCAGACTGACAAGGAAGGTCTGACACCATTAGCTTTGGCAATGAAGAGTGGACATCGGCGCTGTATAGATTACCTCAAGATAGCTGCTTCCAAGGTCAGCACTT encodes:
- the LOC137998115 gene encoding espin-like isoform X1 → MAEAERALIAAKEGDLQTLRSLRRSVPFAVDVYGATTLHYASRTGQLACTKWLVEAIGISPNARGKSGATPLHDAATQGQLHCVKYFLDSRVVDVKTRDLSGHTALHFAARFGRFETVKWLIEHENCNARAKSRNHMTPVHFAASGGHLNCLELLVSKAGHGSVNDPATDGTTPLYLASQDGNLDCLKYLHSVGGKCNARARDGMLPIHGAAQNGQLDCVGYLIDSGQAEWDERDTSGATPAHYAAAQGHVNVLKWLNLRGDISTTDELGGSPLHDAAEQGQFECVRYLVENAGLDVDQTDKEGLTPLALAMKSGHRRCIDYLKIAASKKAKAQKRQIKIQNNEDSYKYTKAIAGKQPTREYSGVNSTVLSSAEMANPMHFTGDFESNNNDKGSEVKIQAKRYFPSFSFAEEGSVVSKKLYNTSKQDRSAKTVGGITSSSLVGNIDVNNNVASNVRSTGNDFSNTGVTYSNIGTDHSKANNVRWRGNKVKRQERTEISDSISSSDSASVLFQTATFPLHSSQPRETTLLASSERVNPLRERQLQPLPHIDGVIPPPAQFSENLVFTRQ
- the LOC137998114 gene encoding transcription initiation factor TFIID subunit 10-like, whose amino-acid sequence is MADAQATNSAVQSKPNTATSSVSNSQAQSTQSTTSSTTASSHMDTKVRNAGASLAEFLTQLEDYTPTIPDAVTAYYLNRSGFDSSDPRVVRMISLAAQKFVSDIANDALQHCKMRGSGQSSRKSGKDKRYTLTMEDLTPALSEYGITVRKPPYFV
- the LOC137998115 gene encoding espin-like isoform X2, with the translated sequence MAEAERALIAAKEGDLQTLRSLRRSVPFAVDVYGATTLHYASRTGQLACTKWLVEAIGISPNARGKSGATPLHDAATQGQLHCVKYFLDSRVVDVKTRDLSGHTALHFAARFGRFETVKWLIEHENCNARAKSRNHMTPVHFAASGGHLNCLELLVSKAGHGSVNDPATDGTTPLYLASQDGNLDCLKYLHSVGGKCNARARDGMLPIHGAAQNGQLDCVGYLIDSGQAEWDERDTSGATPAHYAAAQGHVNVLKWLNLRGDISTTDELGGSPLHDAAEQGQFECVRYLVENAGLDVDQTDKEGLTPLALAMKSGHRRCIDYLKIAASKINFSYFRNFAQTWLSRTSNNVRIC